TGAGCCCAACGCCTGGACTAAGCGACTACTCTTCTTGCCTTCCCCTGCGGCGGTGATGAAAAGCTTGTATTCCGACGAAAATCGCTGCCGCATTTCACATCTCGTTGGCCCGATAGGCTCGGCGATCTCCGTCGGCAGCGCCCTGTTCTCTTGGCTACCTGTGCCCTCACAGCCGGGCGCTAGTCGGCATCGCCTCCCAACGTAAGAACAGGTCCGCAACGTCTCTGCGCCGCCTATTCAAAACGCCCGTGACCCGGGTAATCGTCGCCCACTGCGAAAGGTACTGCGCACGCACTCGATCGGCGGTGCGCGCGGCGGGCTCAGGTGGCTTTGGTGCGGGTACCTACTCGGCTAGTCGCCTTGCATGGTTTTCGGCTGCATCGTTTCCAGGAGCGGTGTTCAACGCTGAGATGAGCTGTGGCGGTGAGGGGCTGGGGGTGAAGTGGACGTTGCTCCGAGGTCTTTTGGTCAGCTTCGGTAGTCGCTGGCGGGCAATTGGGGTAGCGATTACGCGTGACCGTGCTCGCCTAGCAGGGTGTGCTTAAGGCTGGATCAGGGCCGTGCATCGGCTGAGGTGATGGGAAGCGAGAAAGATGGCGACAAGTTCTGTGTTCGACCCCGAGACTCAGTTCGAGAAGGCAACCGCTCGCGGTCCTCGGCTATCGGACGGTGTGCGGGTTGCCGACCTGATCGACCTCGAAGAACGCACTGTTTGCGCCAGACTCCACTCGGATGAAGAAATCTACCGCCTGGAGATGGAACGCATCTTTGGCCGGTGTTGGATCGCTGTGGCCCACGAAAGTGAGATCCCCAACCCGGGTGATTACGTCACCAGAGCCATCGGCGAAGACCCGGTTATCGTCTCGCGCGACCGCTCTGGAGGCATCAACATCCTGTTAAATACGTGCTCTCACCGCGGCATGAATGTGTGCCGAGCCGAAATGGGCAACACAAAGTTTTTCCGCTGCCCGTATCACGCGTGGAGCTACGACGCGACTGGGCGTCTGGTGAGCGTGAGCGCCGAACAGGAAATGTATGACGGCGCGCTGGACAAGGAAAAGTATGGACTCCGGCGGGCGCGCGTAGCTACCTACGCCGGCATGGTATTTGGGACTTGGTCTGAGGAAGCCCCACCGCTTAAGGAGGAGCTTGGCGGCATCACTTTTTACCTTGATATGGCGTTCAACCGGTCACGAAGCGGTCTTGAGGTGCTCGGACCTCCGCAACGGTGGACTTTCGATGCCAACTGGAAACTCGCGGCAGAACAATTTTCAGGCGATGCCTACCACACTGTGATGTTGCACAATTCGCTTGCCGAGCTGGGCGTGTTTCCAAAGGATCCGGCCGCGATTCTCCTCGGGGTTAATGTCGGCACCGAGGGCGCACACACCTTGAGATGCCTAGACATGGAAGGTGTCATGGCGGGATTGGGTGCGGCGGCGACGGAAGGCATGTTTGATCAGGCGCCCCCACCGGGGATGGATGCCGAGCTGGTCGCGCAAGTAACGGAGGTCCTCAGCACCGAGCAGGTGAACGCGTTCATCAAGACTCCACCAGTGGTGGGGCAGGTTTTCCCGACGCTTGCATGGATCAACATGTTGCTACCCAACGCGGCTTCTGAAATCAAAGGCGGAGTCATCACCTTCCGTACCTGGGTTCCCCGGGGTCTTGACCACATGGAAATCATGTCGTGGACTCTTGTCGAGAAAGACGCTTCCGAAGAGATCCGTCGAGCCACAGCGCGGTCAACGATCCAAACCTTCAGCGACAGCGGCATCTTCGAGCAAGACGATGCCGAATCCTGGGCTGGCGTATACCGAGCGATCCGCGGAGCACAGGGCCAAAAACAGCGCCTTCTTTACTTCTCCACCTGCGGTGAGCCCATTAAGGAAAATGGCTGCCTCACCTGGCCCGGAATGGGACGCGACGATATTCAATGGCTGTTTTGGAAGCGCTACCGAGAACTGATGGAGAACTGACATTCACTCTGTTCCCCAAGGCAGACTTCGGGAAATTTCAATGGAACACACGTGCAGTGGCTAGCGCCATCGTCGGTGAGACCGCGGGCTAGAGAGGAATACTCGTAATGCAAAGCGTGGCAACCGGGCAGTCGCCCAACGAACCGATGGCGCGCACCACTCAGCACCCACGACCCGAACCCGATTCCTTGCCTGCACTCGCCTACTCGGACCCAAGGTTCGCCGCGGCTCAGCAATTTCTGACCCGCGAAGCGTTCCTCCTCGATCATGGACGCTTCCACGAGTGGATGGAAATGCTGGACCAAGATCTCGAGTACCGCATGCCGGTACGGGTCACAGCGTGGCGCGCCGACGGCGAAGGATTCACCGACGCAATGCATTTCGACGATACCTACGCATCGATGCAAGGCCGAGTCGCCCGCCTTGACACTGGCTACGCCTGGGGCGAAGACCCGCCCTCAAGAACCCGTCGATTCATCAGCAACATCACCGTTACCGCGCCAACACACGACGACCACGAACTGCACGTAGTCAGTTACCTGCTGGTCGCACGCAGTCGATGGGACAACCCCACCTACCAATTCCTTTCCGCCGAACGGCGCGACCTGCTACGTCAGGCGCCCAACCACCACGGAAAGTACAAACTACTGAACCGCGAGATCCTGGTTGACCAATCCAACCTCGGAACCGTCAACCTAGCCATCTTCCTCTAAGGACACATGAGCACCGTCGATGCCTCCGCCGGCCGACCCGATCTCCTGGACCGTCAGCACGCCGGGCGCGGTGCCGCTTCTATCACCCCTGCCCTGCTTACCGGGGTCCAGGCAATCGCTCGGGCTCTGATCGAACAGCGGGCCCGCGATCGTCGCCATGGGCGGAACACGGCGACGTTCGTCTCCGGCTACCAGGGCTCACCACTGGGCGGCCTCGACACGCTACTAGCGGGGATGGAAGGGCTTGAGGAGCAGCATGCCATCAGGCTCATTCCTGGGGTCAACGAAGAGATCGCGTCGACCGCGGTCTGGGGTAGCCAGCAAACCCTTCCGACTGGCTCCAGGACCGTCGACGGGGTCGTCGGTGTCTGGTATGGCAAGGGCCCCGGACTCGATCGGGCGTCGGATTCGATCCGTCACGCCAACCTCTACGGCACCGATCCCCGTGGCGGGGTCGTTGCCTACGTCGGTGATGACCCCGCCTGCAAATCCTCGACACTTCCCTTCGTCAGCGACGCCGCACTTGCAGCTCTCAACATCCCGTTCTTCTATCCACGGAATGCTGAGGAGATCGTCGAACACACGATGCTTGCCGTCGAGCTCTCGCGGGCCAGCGGCTGCTGGGTCGCTGTGAAGATCGTGGCGGACGTCGCCGACGGGCTGTGGACTCTTGAGCGAGATTTCGCCGATCTCCACATCTCGATCCCGGAAGTCGAATGGGATGGTCGACCTTGGCGGTACCGCCAGCGCAGGGTCACCACGCCCGGTGAGAGTGCTCTCGCTGAAACGGACCTCGTGGGACCACGGTGGAAGATGGTGCAAGCGTTCCTGGATGCCAACCTGCGCGAACCCATCCAAGATGGCACCGTCACCGCACGGGTTGGCGTTCTCGCTGCTGGCGCTCCCTACGACTCCACGCGGCAAGCGCTGAAGGATCTCGGGCTCCACGACGATCGTTCTCCAACGCCGGGGATCCGGCTGATGCAGGTGGCGGCGCCCTTTCCTCTGAGTACCCGCCAAGTCGTCGATTTCGCTAAAGGTTTGGACCTTGTCTTTGTCGTCGAGGAGAAAGGCAACCTGCTCGAGTCACAGGTCAAGGACGCGCTCTATCAGGTCGAGCGACGGCCAACCGTCGTCGGTAAACGCGATGATCGGGGCCGAGCGCTCATCCCCGCCGACGGTGAGCTTGTTGCCGCAAGACTGCACGGCCCGCTTCGTCGAGTCCTACGGTCATATCTCGAGATCCGACCAGAGCCACTGCATCGAATCGAACTCAGTGTCCTGCCCACACACCGTATTCCGTACTTCTGCTCCGGCTGTCCCCACAACCGATCAACGGTGGTGCCTGAGGGGTCCTTGGCAGCTGGTGGAATCGGATGCCACACTTTGGCATCAGTGTCGGCGCGGTCCGACGCAGCGATTACTGGCTGGACTCAGATGGGCGGCGAAGGTGCCCAATGGATCGGGCAATCGGCGTTTACGGACGTCGAGCATGTCTTCCAGAATGTCGGTGACGGAACGTTCTTCCACTCGGGCCAGTTGGCTCTGCAAGCTGCTATCGCCGCCGGTGTAAACGTGACCTACAAACTCCTTTACAACGCGGCTGTGGCCATGACCGGGGCTCAGGATCCGCAGGCCGGTCTGCCGGTTCCTGCCTTGACGAGAAAATTAATGGCCGAGGGCGTCAAGCAAATCATCGTCTGCGCTGACGAGCCGGACCGCTATCGTGGCACCAAGTTTGCGAAAGGCGCCACGCTGTGGCCCCGCGAACGGCTCGACGAAGCGCAGCGGAGGCTACGTGAGGTCAAGGGCGTCACCGTCTTAATCTACGACCAGCAGTGCGCGGCGAACGCCCGCAGACTGCGCAAACGCGGAAAGCTGCCTACTCGCACGACTCGTGTCGTGATCAATGAAGCCGTCTGTGAGGGCTGTGGTGACTGCGGGATCAAGAGCAACTGCTTGTCGGTGCAGCCGGTGGAGACGGAGTACGGCAGAAAGACCCGTATCGAGCAGACGTCTTGCAACACCGACTATTCCTGCTTGGAGGGCGATTGCCCAAGCTTTGTGACCCTCGACGTCGGCCGCTATCGAGGCGACACGAAAGCGCGACGCGCACCCACTCGGCCCAACCCACCCGACGTCACTGACATCAGACCACGATTGACCGACACCGACATCTTCCTGGCGGGTATCGGGGGAACGGGAATCGTAACCGTCAACCGGCTCCTCGCCGACGCTGCTCTTCGTGCCGGCTACCACGTTGCAGGCCTAGACCAAACCGGCCTCAGCCAGAAGGCGGGCCCAGTGGTGTCCCACCTCCGTATGCGAATCGACGGCGCGGCTCTGACCAACCGGGTAGGCGAAGGCTCCGCCGACCTCTTTCTTGCCTTCGATCTGCTAGTAGCCGCCGAATCAAAGTTCGCGAAGTACGCAGATACCACGCGCACAACGATCGTGGCGTCGACAAGCAAGACCCCGACCGGCGACATGGTGTTCGATGCCGGCGTCGCCTACCCAGATGACCGGCTTTTTCTCGATCGACTGCGCGAGCGGTCGACAAGACTGCTGACCGTCGACGCGTTGGCGGTGGCCAACGATGTTATGGGATCGACGACTGCGGCCAACCTCCTTCTCGTTGGCATGGCATTCCAAAGCGGTGCACTTCCGATCCCAGCGCATCACATAGAGGAGGCCATCAGATCGAGCGGTGTCGCTGTTGCCGCCAACATGGCGGCCTTTCGGTGGGGCCGGGCGATTGCCATTGACGGGGCCAGTGCGCCCCCCCAGAAGCGAACCGCCCAGCGGCGGCCAAACGCCGTGGTGGACTCCGCAGTCGCCGCGGGCGGATTCAGCGGGGAGACCCTACGGCTGGTCCAGATTCGGGCGCAGAATCTGGTCGACTACCAGGGCACGCGGCTCGCGCTCACCTACATCGGTGACACGAGCGCTGTCTGGAAGGCCGAGCGTCGGCTCGGCGACAGCACAAGCCTAAGCGAGGCAACCGCGCGCTATCTCTATAAGCTGATGGCCTACAAGGACGAGTACGAAGTCGCGCGGCTGCTCACCGACCCGGACTTCATCGCCCACGCGGAGTCTCAGGTGCCCGGTGGACGACAGCTCACCTACAGGCTGCATCCGCCGATTCTGCGCGCCCTGGGCTTGAAGAGAAAGATCGCTCTCAAGCCTTGGACGCGCCCGATGCTGCGTCTGCTCGTGCGGGCGCGATTCATCCGAGGCACCGTGGTCGACCCGTTCGGCTACGCGCAGGTGCGCCGAGTCGAGCGAGCGCTGATCGATGAATATCGCGCCCAGCTCCACACCAGCATCGCGTCACTGTCAGCCGAGTCGTACGAGAAGGCGGTGGCATTGGCCGAAGCGCCCGACCTGATCCGCGGCTACGAGGACATCAAGTTAAACAGCATCGTCCGCTATCACGAACGAGTGAACGAACTGAACTCCGCATGACCATCACGCAATAAGCCCAAGAGCAATCGAAACACTCGCTCGCTGCGGACCAGTCGACCGCAAAGTTAGATCCATCGCGCTGGACATCCGTTCGCCCGCCGCCCGCAGACTCCTCGGTTGTGATCTGCGCCGGGGGCGCCGCCGTGGACGGGTGGACTCAGACTCAGGCACGCAAATACGTCTTGGCCGTGCCCGCACCAATTAGCTCGGCGACGGTGCTGAATCACTGACGGCTACCTGCTCTGAATCGCGCGGACCGCTGGCCCTGTTCACGACGGGTCGGTTCTGGCCTGGTCTTCAACCGTCGCCAACAGGCTCTATCGGCGGTGCGCGCGGCTGAGTGCGGTCACCTGATTTGGCCCCGGTTTGGTCGCTCGTCGTCACGAATGTCGACCCCACCGCAGTCGTGTCCCTCATCTGCTGGTGGGTGCGGCGGGTCTTCACCAATGTTGCCCCACCCTGGTTGCGATCTTCATGTCGATGTTGCTGACGTGGAGGTCGGGAAGTGGCGAGGTCACGGGTGGAAGTGTTCGAGCAGATCCGCCGGGATCACCGGCTGGAAGGGCTGTCGATCCGGGAGTTGGCCGAGCGGCATCGGGCGCACCGGCGCACGGTGCGCCAAGCGCTGGCCTCAGCGCTGCCGCCGCCGCGCAAACCGTATCGGCCACGACCTCGCCCAGCACGCCGCGATCGTTGATGGGTGGTTGATCGCCGACCAGCAGGCTCCCCGCAAGCAGCGTCACACCGCACGGCGGATCTGGCAGCGCCTGGCCACCGAACACGGTGCGACATACTCCGAGGTCACTGTGTCACGGTACGTCGCTAAACGACCAATCGAGTTAGGGCTGACCAGGATCGAGGTCGCGGTTCCGCAGACTCATCTGCCCGGTGCTCAGGCGGAAGTGGATTTCGGGGAGTTCTGGCCCCACATCGGCGGCGTGCTGGTGAAGTGCTGGATGTTCGTGATGCGCTTGTCCTGCTCGGGCCGGGCCTTCCACGTCGCGTTCACCACCCAGGGCCAAGGCGCATTCCTGCAGGGACATGTGTTGGCGTTCAACCACTTCGGCGGAATTCCAGGCCGGATACGGTATGACAATCTCAAACCCGCGGTCATCAAAGTGCTCAAGGGCCTTGATGAGGTCGGGTATGTCCAGATTGACCCCCGCAGAGCGGAGCTGCTGTTTCAGATCATCACCGAGCGAGAGGAACAGCAAGTATCGCGCTGGCCAGCAATCTGCCGTTCAGCGAATGGGGAGCCGTATTCCCCGACCCGCGGCTGGTCGCCGCGATCGTCGACCGCATCACCTCAACGCCCACATCCTCGCAACGGGCACCGACTCGTATGGTTTACGCACCTCGAAGAGGAGCCCGCGCAGCAAGGGCAGGACAACCTAGGGTGGTCGCTGCCAAATTCGTTGTGTCCCAGCATCAACGAATCCCACCGACCGATACAGGTCCGCAGCGAAGTAGTCGGGATCTGCAACGATCACCAGCGTTTCGACCCCCATGGGCGTCGCTGCGTGGTGCGCAGCTTCGGTCAACAGTGCACGGACCAGACCGCGGCGCCGACAATCCGGGTGGGTCTCGACGTGCTGAAAGCGCCCCGCACCAAGGCCATCACTGAAAACGCCGAGACCGGCACACATGTGATCATCGCGGAACGCCCCGAACCACGCGCCATGGCCCTGGTCACAGAGCGTTCGCAATTCGCCGTGCCGGCGCCGGCTGAGGCATTCATCGGCGTTGGGATACACCTCCCGCCGGAGTTCAAACGCCGCCGCCCAACAGCATCACCATCGAGTCGTCGAATAAAGAAACCCGTAACCGCCGAACACGACTCAGACAGTCGATTCCAATCTAAAGCTAGGACACACTGCGCTCATGTGTGAAGCCGGCAGATCGAAGAGCGTCGACCGACGACTGCGATGCGTCTGCCTGATCAGCACCCAAGACGACATGCCCCGAGCCGATCTCCCGCTGGAATACCGCCACGCATTCTGCAAGCGAGCCACCATCTGGCAGATTTCGAAGAAGCAAGAAATTCCCCCGGCGACACTCCGGATTGCCGGGCGTGCGAACCGCCACAAACCCATGCCCCTCAACAACAACCGCACCAGACAGCCGTCGCAGCATCAGATCCGTCTCCCAGCCTGGCGACCACCCCACGCCCGCCAGCCTACGCAGCACCAGCCACGACAAGTCCGCTCAGATATATCACGCGGAGGGGGCCGAAATTCACGCCGAATCCCGGAGCCAACCGACTTGACGAAACGCGCGCGGCGGGTGTTCCACGCTGAGATGAGCTGTGGCGGTGAGGGGCTGGGGGTGAAGTGGACGTTGCTCCGAGGTCTTTTGGTCAGCTTCGGTAGTCGCTGGCGGGCAATTGGGGTAGCGATTACGCGTGACCGTGCTCGCCTAGCAGGGTGTGCTTAAGGCTGGATCAGGGCCGTGCATCGGCTGAGGTGATGGGAAGCGAGAAAGATGGCGACAAGTTCTGTGTTCGACCCCGAGACTCAGTTCGAGAAGGCAACCGCTCGCGGTCCTCGGCTATCGGACGGTGTGCGGGTTGCCGACCTGATCGACCTCGAAGAACGCACTGTTTGCGCCAGACTCCACTCGGATGAAGAAATCTACCGCCTGGAGATGGAACGCATCTTTGGCCGGTGTTGGATCGCTGTGGCCCACGAAAGTGAGATCCCCAACCCGGGTGATTACGTCACCAGAGCCATCGGCGAAGACCCGGTTATCGTCTCGCGCGACCGCTCTGGAGGCATCAACATCCTGTTAAATACGTGCTCTCACCGCGGCATGAATGTGTGCCGAGCCGAAATGGGCAACACAAAGTTTTTCCGCTGCCCGTATCACGCGTGGAGCTACGACGCGACTGGGCGTCTGGTGAGCGTGAGCGCCGAACAGGAAATGTATGACGGCGCGCTGGACAAGGAAAAGTATGGACTCCGGCGGGCGCGCGTAGCTACCTACGCCGGCATGGTATTTGGGACTTGGTCTGAGGAAGCCCCACCGCTTAAGGAGGAGCTTGGCGGCATCACTTTTTACCTTGATATGGCGTTCAACCGGTCACGAAGCGGTCTTGAGGTGCTCGGACCTCCGCAACGGTGGACTTTCGATGCCAACTGGAAACTCGCGGCAGAACAATTTTCAGGCGATGCCTACCACACTGTGATGTTGCACAATTCGCTTGCCGAGCTGGGCGTGTTTCCAAAGGATCCGGCCGCGATTCTCCTCGGGGTTAATGTCGGCACCGAGGGCGCACACACCTTGAGATGCCTAGACATGGAAGGTGTCATGGCGGGATTGGGTGCGGCGGCGACGGAAGGCATGTTTGATCAGGCGCCCCCACCGGGGATGGATGCCGAGCTGGTCGCGCAAGTAACGGAGGTCCTCAGCACCGAGCAGGTGAACGCGTTCATCAAGACTCCACCAGTGGTGGGGCAGGTTTTCCCGACGCTTGCATGGATCAACATGTTGCTACCCAACGCGGCTTCTGAAATCAAAGGCGGAGTCATCACCTTCCGTACCTGGGTTCCCCGGGGTCTTGACCACATGGAAATCATGTCGTGGACTCTTGTCGAGAAAGACGCTTCCGAAGAGATCCGTCGAGCCACAGCGCGGTCAACGATCCAAACCTTCAGCGACAGCGGCATCTTCGAGCAAGACGATGCCGAATCCTGGGCTGGCGTATACCGAGCGATCCGCGGAGCACAGGGCCAAAAACAGCGCCTTCTTTACTTCTCCACCTGCGGTGAGCCCATTAAGGAAAATGGCTGCCTCACCTGGCCCGGAATGGGACGCGACGATATTCAATGGCTGTTTTGGAAGCGCTACCGAGAACTGATGGAGAACTGACATTCACTCTGTTCCCCAAGGCAGACTTCGGGAAATTTCAATGGAACACACGTGCAGTGGCTAGCGCCATCGTCGGTGAGACCGCGGGCTAGAGAGGAATACTCGTAATGCAAAGCGTGGCAACCGGGCAGTCGCCCAACGAACCGATGGCGCGCACCACTCAGCACCCACGACCCGAACCCGATTCCTTGCCTGCACTCGCCTACTCGGACCCAAGGTTCGCCGCGGCTCAGCAATTTCTGACCCGCGAAGCGTTCCTCCTCGATCATGGACGCTTCCACGAGTGGATGGAAATGCTGGACCAAGATCTCGAGTACCGCATGCCGGTACGGGTCACAGCGTGGCGCGCCGACGGCGAAGGATTCACCGACGCAATGCATTTCGACGATACCTACGCATCGATGCAAGGCCGAGTCGCCCGCCTTGACACTGGCTACGCCTGGGGCGAAGACCCGCCCTCAAGAACCCGTCGATTCATCAGCAACATCACCGTTACCGCGCCAACACACGACGACCACGAACTGCACGTAGTCAGTTACCTGCTGGTCGCACGCAGTCGATGGGACAACCCCACCTACCAATTCCTTTCCGCCGAACGGCGCGACCTGCTACGTCAGGCGCCCAACCACCACGGAAAGTACAAACTACTGAACCGCGAGATCCTGGTTGACCAATCCAACCTCGGAACCGTCAACCTAGCCATCTTCCTGTGAGCGCTGCAAAGCCGGATTGATAGAGAGACGCGGGACGGACAATGGGCGGATTAGAAGCGAGTGGGGTGCTGCTAAGTGGCGGCGGCTCCGGTCTAGGCCGCGCGCTCGTTGACCGGTTCCTCCGAGAAGGCGCCAACGTCGCCTGCTTGGAATACAACACCGCCAAGGTCAGCAGTCTGCGGGCTGAGTTCGGCGATTCTGTGCTTGCCGTCGAAGGCGATATCCGTGATCCGGCGGCCTCTGAGTCGGCCGTTGCTGATGTATTGCGGAGTTTCGGTCGTCTGGATGCTCTCATTGGAACAGCTGCCGTCGCTGACATCGTCCCATCATTCAAGTCTTACGATCGAGAAGACGTTTTGCCGGTGTTCGACGAGATCATGAGAACTAATGTGGCAGGCCACATTTTGCTCGTGACCGCAGCGCGAGAAGCACTTGAAGCCTCCGGTGGCAGCGTCACCCTTACGTTGTCGACGTCTGCTATGTACCCCGGCACGGGTCCTATGTATTCGGTGTCGAAAGCCGCGCTGGCGATGGTGGTAAAGCAACTCGCGTTCGAACTTGCCCCGCGAGTTCGCGTAAACGGAGTGGTACCCGGCACGATCCGCGACAGCGGTATAGGCGGGCCAAAAGCACTGAATCAGCAAGACGCTACGGCGTCGGAATTCTTGCCGGGATTCTACGAGGCCGCTAAACGTATGGTTCCACAGCGCAGATGTCCCAACGCTGCGGATTACACCGGCATCTATGTGT
The nucleotide sequence above comes from Mycobacterium vicinigordonae. Encoded proteins:
- a CDS encoding SDR family oxidoreductase; its protein translation is MGGLEASGVLLSGGGSGLGRALVDRFLREGANVACLEYNTAKVSSLRAEFGDSVLAVEGDIRDPAASESAVADVLRSFGRLDALIGTAAVADIVPSFKSYDREDVLPVFDEIMRTNVAGHILLVTAAREALEASGGSVTLTLSTSAMYPGTGPMYSVSKAALAMVVKQLAFELAPRVRVNGVVPGTIRDSGIGGPKALNQQDATASEFLPGFYEAAKRMVPQRRCPNAADYTGIYVLLASKTDAGVATGAIVNWDTGLGMVGHGMALAPELDQ
- a CDS encoding aromatic ring-hydroxylating oxygenase subunit alpha, with translation MFDPETQFEKATARGPRLSDGVRVADLIDLEERTVCARLHSDEEIYRLEMERIFGRCWIAVAHESEIPNPGDYVTRAIGEDPVIVSRDRSGGINILLNTCSHRGMNVCRAEMGNTKFFRCPYHAWSYDATGRLVSVSAEQEMYDGALDKEKYGLRRARVATYAGMVFGTWSEEAPPLKEELGGITFYLDMAFNRSRSGLEVLGPPQRWTFDANWKLAAEQFSGDAYHTVMLHNSLAELGVFPKDPAAILLGVNVGTEGAHTLRCLDMEGVMAGLGAAATEGMFDQAPPPGMDAELVAQVTEVLSTEQVNAFIKTPPVVGQVFPTLAWINMLLPNAASEIKGGVITFRTWVPRGLDHMEIMSWTLVEKDASEEIRRATARSTIQTFSDSGIFEQDDAESWAGVYRAIRGAQGQKQRLLYFSTCGEPIKENGCLTWPGMGRDDIQWLFWKRYRELMEN
- a CDS encoding aromatic-ring-hydroxylating dioxygenase subunit beta, which encodes MQSVATGQSPNEPMARTTQHPRPEPDSLPALAYSDPRFAAAQQFLTREAFLLDHGRFHEWMEMLDQDLEYRMPVRVTAWRADGEGFTDAMHFDDTYASMQGRVARLDTGYAWGEDPPSRTRRFISNITVTAPTHDDHELHVVSYLLVARSRWDNPTYQFLSAERRDLLRQAPNHHGKYKLLNREILVDQSNLGTVNLAIFL
- a CDS encoding indolepyruvate ferredoxin oxidoreductase family protein, giving the protein MSTVDASAGRPDLLDRQHAGRGAASITPALLTGVQAIARALIEQRARDRRHGRNTATFVSGYQGSPLGGLDTLLAGMEGLEEQHAIRLIPGVNEEIASTAVWGSQQTLPTGSRTVDGVVGVWYGKGPGLDRASDSIRHANLYGTDPRGGVVAYVGDDPACKSSTLPFVSDAALAALNIPFFYPRNAEEIVEHTMLAVELSRASGCWVAVKIVADVADGLWTLERDFADLHISIPEVEWDGRPWRYRQRRVTTPGESALAETDLVGPRWKMVQAFLDANLREPIQDGTVTARVGVLAAGAPYDSTRQALKDLGLHDDRSPTPGIRLMQVAAPFPLSTRQVVDFAKGLDLVFVVEEKGNLLESQVKDALYQVERRPTVVGKRDDRGRALIPADGELVAARLHGPLRRVLRSYLEIRPEPLHRIELSVLPTHRIPYFCSGCPHNRSTVVPEGSLAAGGIGCHTLASVSARSDAAITGWTQMGGEGAQWIGQSAFTDVEHVFQNVGDGTFFHSGQLALQAAIAAGVNVTYKLLYNAAVAMTGAQDPQAGLPVPALTRKLMAEGVKQIIVCADEPDRYRGTKFAKGATLWPRERLDEAQRRLREVKGVTVLIYDQQCAANARRLRKRGKLPTRTTRVVINEAVCEGCGDCGIKSNCLSVQPVETEYGRKTRIEQTSCNTDYSCLEGDCPSFVTLDVGRYRGDTKARRAPTRPNPPDVTDIRPRLTDTDIFLAGIGGTGIVTVNRLLADAALRAGYHVAGLDQTGLSQKAGPVVSHLRMRIDGAALTNRVGEGSADLFLAFDLLVAAESKFAKYADTTRTTIVASTSKTPTGDMVFDAGVAYPDDRLFLDRLRERSTRLLTVDALAVANDVMGSTTAANLLLVGMAFQSGALPIPAHHIEEAIRSSGVAVAANMAAFRWGRAIAIDGASAPPQKRTAQRRPNAVVDSAVAAGGFSGETLRLVQIRAQNLVDYQGTRLALTYIGDTSAVWKAERRLGDSTSLSEATARYLYKLMAYKDEYEVARLLTDPDFIAHAESQVPGGRQLTYRLHPPILRALGLKRKIALKPWTRPMLRLLVRARFIRGTVVDPFGYAQVRRVERALIDEYRAQLHTSIASLSAESYEKAVALAEAPDLIRGYEDIKLNSIVRYHERVNELNSA
- a CDS encoding aromatic-ring-hydroxylating dioxygenase subunit beta, which encodes MQSVATGQSPNEPMARTTQHPRPEPDSLPALAYSDPRFAAAQQFLTREAFLLDHGRFHEWMEMLDQDLEYRMPVRVTAWRADGEGFTDAMHFDDTYASMQGRVARLDTGYAWGEDPPSRTRRFISNITVTAPTHDDHELHVVSYLLVARSRWDNPTYQFLSAERRDLLRQAPNHHGKYKLLNREILVDQSNLGTVNLAIFL